The following are encoded together in the Bradymonas sediminis genome:
- a CDS encoding MYXO-CTERM sorting domain-containing protein, which yields MRMRANIGRWCAAAALAAFCLAPGSAFAESECSVDSDCGENFVCNLSQAPCASPPPCDPGSGEECQDMPACEPETSGRCEPAPPESCETVADCEGGLVCVTYTYETCTGWAEPACDPSGESCPEPGPTPDPECTTETEGYCLPPYLAPCESASDCGEGFECNAPEICSCSGGGPTDPGAPAEGGDREGGEQPMPPQEDCACEPGDVKYCELPEQECQTDADCAGELICAELPGGMSPAPDGTCTSTPDGETVCEEFESPEPQESVSYCLPADFERWIGSGIPGHAGYGSAEDDAGAPDGEGHSNGGEGDRDFVAADVDRGDAPQSGGDAGQDMDDGCGCASTGNSLPGSFAALFFALMGMAGLRRRSSK from the coding sequence ATGAGAATGAGAGCGAATATCGGAAGATGGTGTGCCGCGGCGGCGCTTGCTGCATTTTGTTTGGCCCCCGGCAGCGCTTTTGCCGAGAGCGAGTGCTCCGTCGACAGCGATTGCGGGGAGAATTTCGTGTGCAATCTCTCGCAGGCGCCATGTGCATCGCCGCCGCCTTGTGACCCGGGTTCGGGCGAGGAATGCCAGGATATGCCGGCTTGTGAGCCGGAGACCTCCGGGCGATGCGAGCCCGCGCCGCCGGAGTCCTGCGAGACCGTGGCGGACTGCGAGGGCGGTCTGGTCTGCGTCACTTACACCTACGAGACTTGCACGGGTTGGGCCGAGCCAGCGTGCGACCCGAGCGGTGAGTCTTGTCCGGAGCCCGGGCCGACGCCCGATCCTGAGTGCACCACCGAAACTGAAGGTTATTGTCTGCCGCCATACCTCGCCCCATGCGAGAGCGCGTCGGATTGCGGCGAGGGCTTTGAGTGTAATGCTCCCGAGATTTGTAGTTGTTCGGGCGGTGGCCCTACCGATCCCGGTGCTCCGGCTGAGGGCGGCGACCGAGAGGGCGGCGAGCAACCGATGCCCCCGCAGGAAGACTGCGCCTGCGAGCCGGGTGACGTGAAATATTGCGAATTGCCCGAGCAGGAGTGCCAGACCGACGCGGACTGCGCCGGCGAGCTTATCTGCGCCGAATTGCCCGGTGGTATGTCGCCTGCGCCCGATGGCACTTGCACGAGCACGCCCGACGGTGAAACGGTTTGTGAAGAATTCGAGAGCCCCGAGCCCCAGGAGTCGGTCAGCTACTGCCTGCCGGCGGACTTCGAGCGTTGGATCGGCTCGGGTATCCCGGGGCACGCGGGCTACGGCTCGGCCGAGGACGACGCCGGAGCGCCCGATGGTGAGGGGCACTCCAATGGAGGAGAGGGCGATCGCGACTTCGTAGCCGCCGACGTCGACCGCGGCGACGCGCCGCAATCGGGCGGTGACGCCGGCCAGGACATGGACGACGGCTGTGGCTGCGCGAGCACTGGAAACTCGCTGCCCGGCTCCTTCGCAGCGCTGTTCTTTGCCCTGATGGGCATGGCCGGATTGCGCCGTCGCTCGAGCAAATAA